The genomic segment GCGCAGTGCAGACTTGAATTCGCGAGGAGATGGAATGGGGTTCTTCATTCTTATTGTTGAGAAGAAGTTTTCCAATGCATCCTGCCCTAGCCTGGAAAGCAGCACAAAGTGGAACCCCTCTTTCACTACAAGGTGTTCCTGCAGTTCCATGGCTGCCATTGTGGTCAGGATGGTTCCTGTCTGCACTGGCTTCCATCCATGGCTGCCTCCTTCAATTTTCATTGCTTCAATGAGGCCAATTATTTCTTGAAGAAAGGCATCGCCTCTCGCACCAAGATGTCTCTCAGCCTGTTTCCGGGTTCTGGATGTTATTAGTGTAAACCAAGTGTGCATCTTGTCAAAGAACCATGCAGTTGTTTGAGCGTCCCTCTCAAGATTGCCCTTTTCGACGTGGCAGTACAAAGCAGCAGCGGTGTCATGATGTATTAGCGAATATGCAGGGCCTACCTTCATTTTTTCATAATGCCCTGGGCTCAGACAGGTTTTGGTTAATTTGGGGGCCAGGCGGAACTCATTGTCTTCCTCCAATTCAAGTAGTTGCTCGACATGGTCtgtggagaccactgccgttggTAGTTTATTCCTTTCCACAATATCTTCTGGAAGGTGAATTTTGTGTCCTCTCGTGAAATGCCCTCTCAAGTTCTTCAACACATGTGGCGCGTCGGCAATAAAATATAGCCGCCTGTTACTATCACATGGGTGTGGAGCATGGCACTTTCGAGCTTTTTTTGTGACAGTGATGCCAAATAGCCTCCAGAGTGCCTGATTGCATGGCCCCATGTCAGTCACAACAGCATGTATTATAACGCCAGCATTTTCACAGGCACTTATAATTGTACTGACTTTTTCCTTTACTACGTCAGCTCGGAAAGAATGACCAGTAAACTCATAAGCTGCCGTCTGTTTCCACCGAGTAGAAATTCCTCCTAACATAAAGACGAGGGCATGCGTGGCATAGCAAGATTCCGGAATTATGTTGCTGGTCAAGGGTATTGTTGGCTTTCCCAGCAGGGTCCCAGTAGATGAGTCGAAGTCCAGACCCTTGCTAATCTGCATTTCATCTAACATCAGAACTGCGTGACGCTCCTTGAGTGACAGCTGGGCCATCTGTACAATAGAACAGCGAAAGGTGCTAGAGGTATAGTGAGTCTATATGAATAGAGTGAGTGATAGGAAGAGAGTGAATAACTAGGAACAGTACACACCTTAATTTTCAGCAAATCTATCACTTCAAACAGCAGTCCAGGAGCAAACTTGAACCCTTGTAATTTTCTCTGTAGAGTTCGTTCTGATGGTAGAGGCATACCCAGTTCACGGGCCACGTTGTATCCTTGAGAGCGGCATGACAGCTTTAGTTTCAGTGCCTTTACAACAGTTTCCGTGCTCCATGCTGTACCCCGCATTGTACCTTTCTGCAGGCAAAGTGcctggtcgctgcctaggtagcCTGCAATACCTGTATGTGCAATGCATCACAATGAAATTCACAAGAATTGCTTGGTGCACAAGTTTGAACATGGTATAACTGTGATGGAATTGGTGAAATggcacagaaaaagaatttcgaCCCCATCAAAATCGGTCGCTGAGCCGGGATTTGTTTGCGGGACCTcatgcttaacagcgcaacaccatagctactaagctacCATGGGGGGGTTGTGCTACTACTTCTGTCCATTTTTCCCTTTTACCTGTTCCACCATAGTCATCCCAATCAAGGTTCAATTCACAAAGGGGTGTCACAGGAATAGCACTGTATACCTGCTTTGAGATTCCTGTTTTCGGTTTCCAATGCACTGACTCTCCGCTGTGATGCAGAGAGCCTCCTTTTCAGGTTCAATATATCAGCTGCTGCCTCTGTTTCAGCATTTGTTTCTGAAAATAATCCTGCATATGATCCATTGCAGTCCACATTCTCAGTCACATACACAAATGAAGTACCACTCTGCACGCATGAACTTCACATTCCATGTTTTTATCTATCCTCACCTGCTCGTGACTTTAACAATGATTGACCTTGGCCTATGCTTGTGGTGCTGGACTCTGAAAGTTGTAAATGCCAAATACATACTTGCAGCGGTATTCAAAAGCAGACTCGAGCCCTATAGTTGCGCAGGGCTATTCATCTACACTAACCTCTTGTGATCCCACCAGGAACAATTGACTGTGAATCCATTGGATTTAGGTCACAAGGTTCCTGCTTGCGCTTTAGCAGTGACTGGCCAGTACCAATTTTAAGTCCTGGAAGTTTGAATGGCTGTTGCATACTGACCAAACGCACATGTCATGCCCAGTAGTCTAGTATGATAACTTGTCAGATTTAACTTACCACGTTTGCCTAAAGTGCTAGCAGGTGGTTGTGCGTTCTGCTTTGGACTTTGCACACAATTTACTTGCTGCTGTCGTAGTACTGATTGGCCAGGTAGTATTTCTGGAAGAATTGCCTCTAAAAGTTGGATAGGCACTTATGCAATATATATCTGCAGCATAACTTAAGCAAAACATAGCACATATAGCAGCCTTGTTAGCACTTACCAGTTTTTCCCAGAGCACGAGTTGCTGGCTGCCTATTTAGCTTCATGTTGGGTGCATGAACTGCCCAGTGTTCTTTCAGGAGTGACTGCCCAGGTTGTATGTGATGAAAACTGGCCACTGAATATCACAAATACAAACACATTTGCACTACCTGTCATGAACTTGTAGAGCACATCGATGTGTCAATGACACTACACTTTATACTCACTGGCAGTGTGCATGCTGCAAGTCACTGGCTGCCCATCCTGCTGCAGGTTCGATGCCTGGTGTCGTTTCAACAGCGATTGCCCAGGATTTGCACAGACAAGGTCAAATCCTGAAGGTTATAAATGAGAATAAGCATTCAATTGTATAATACACATTGAAGATATGCCTGCAATTAAGTCATAAAGCACATCCAATAGCAATAATATGAGCAGACTTGTACCATTTTTGCTCACACTTCTGCCTGGTAGCTGTGGCACCTGCCCGAGGCTCAATCTAGATGCACACACTTTTGGCTTCAGTAGAGATTGCCCTGGCTTTGTTGCACTGGAAACTGAATTGGAAACAAAACACCTGCTCATAAGCTCGCGGGTGTACAAAGCACATCAATGAACAAATGCACTTCACTAGATTAAAAATGCATCAATAAGAGTGGCTGCACAAAAAGGCCAGTATTGTGATGTGTTCCTAGTTTCCCTCGTCAGTGCAGCATCTCAATACCTCTTGTATTCAAAGGGTATTCAGATTAAGGATCAGGAAGTACAGGACGAGGTTTCTTGCACAAGGATGGACAACTGGGCTTATTATTTATGGTATAGAAGTCTACACATTCAGACTGGCATGCAACAAGCGCATGTGTCAGCCTCCATGTGAACCTTTTTGTGCTTCACTGCCAAAAATATATGTTTACTGAATTCAGTTCAAAGAATTGGGTAAGTTCCTATATTACACATTGCTGAAGCACATCAATGGCATTTTGCCATGTAACACAAAAATGTTATCGGCCTGGAGAGTTCCTAAATTAATATGCATTGGAGGAGCATACATACCTTGCATTGTGGCCAAAGAAGTTAGTGGCTCACGACTGCACAATCCTTTGAAGCACTGTGATGTAACTTTAATGTGTGCATTATTTTGAGAGCCATCTGCAATTTGAGCGTGTTACATGGATTAGTAGTAAAATTTGAAGCTCGTAAATGATTTCCACCTATAGGCAGCTGCGTTACAACTTGCTTTGATAACATACCTTGCGgcggcatgttttctttttcagatgagGCATGGTCAATGCCTTGCTTTGCACCTGCATTTGAGTGCAATTAATTTTGATGATTATTTACATCAAAAAGAGTATGAGATACTACATGTGTATGCAGTTGAGTGAATGCATCTGTACACTGATGGCTTCTTACCTTGCTCTTGAGCCATGTGGCAGAAGACTGAGGGGGTGGCAGTGCATTTAGCATCACAGTTGTGCATTGTCAGTGGGTAAAACTGATTCTCAGTGAAGTGGGCCTGCGAGTTTCAATAGTACCAATAATCATCAGTGCACACACACATATTTATAGCTAGCCCGTACAACAATGTTTGCAAATTTTCTTCTGCGCAAAAAACACCCGGACGTAGAAGAAGACACACGGTGCCTGTGTGTGTCTTCGTTCTTCTATGTCCATGTTTTTTCcacacaaaaaaataatctgcaaACATGTTACAACAACAAGCCCAAATGTCTACACTGAGGTACAACAATGTCCTTATATCTGCAAAACCATGTGTACGCAATGCTGCTGCTATCTTGCTGTCCCTGTAACATATGGTAAACAAATGTATGGTCTGAACCAGTAAACACACGCAAAgttatttgattatgagacatcCGAAGTGTTTACTGCACTCGACTGTGAACATAAATGTgggaggtcatcatcatcatcagcctattttttatgaccactgtaggacgaaggcctctccctgcgatctccaattgcccctgtcttgcACTAGTTTATTCCAATTTGCGCCTCAGATGTCAtgagggaggttgtggccgaatactgcactacCTCTTTCATGACCTAGCGTGGCAGGCAGCATTTATTTTTAATAGCGGTGTAAATGAGAGCCATGTATAACACATTAATGTGTTgaactttagatgtactattaggtgcaatttacataactgcgattattattatttattacttttattccaaatatgaaatatttatttttcaatATACCCTTATTTCAAGCATGAATAAACTGCTCCCAAACTCAAGGCGCTTTGCATAACTTCTTCAGGAAATATGGCACATGTTCTGCTTGTGCAACAAACATGATGGTGCAGAATAGAATTTAGTACATCGCCATGAATGTCACTTTGGGTATTAATATTGCTTAGTGATGAATGGTGCTGCTAAGGCCCATCCATCCCTGAACGACAATGTAAATGTGGTCGCGTTTACTGCACACAAAATAAATGCCTAGTAAAAGTTACACTATGGTGACACTCTATAGTTTCGGTTATAGCACCGGCAACAAAGCGACTGATTTTGGGAAGCAGGATATACACCCTCGCCTAAGCATGTTACATGAGCAGCGAAATACACATACCTCGCAAAGCGTAGTGGAATTCGCCGTCGCGGGAATCTCCTCAATTTGCTCCGGACAGGTGATACATTCCAGGTCGTTATCGCCGAGAGGCGCCGGGGCGGGTGATTTCCAACATACCGGACACATGCAGCAGCCGATGATGCAGCCGCAGCCCATGGCTCTCCGCACTTTGTCAGCGAAAGAGGACGACAGGCAAAGCGTGCGGGCGCAGCGTACGCAAACAAGCGCGTAGATGCACACGAATGACGCTTGGTGGAATGGCTAGTGCGAGCAACTCAGATTTGCACCGGTTGCTaagcgcgggcgtctcaccatcgtctgcAATCGGAGCGGAAATTATCGCAGCGCAGGAAGCgaaaacgccggaaccggaaatcttaaaaccggaaatgccggaagcggaaatgccggaagcggaaatgccggaagcggaaatgccggaaccggaaatgccggaaccggatttggtgtgaggggagcacaacaaaggttgtcgctacttaagaaagcggcggtggcgcgtagatgcaggggctttagggcGATCCAGCAGACTTTTCTTGATTCGTAGCATAGCGTCTTGCGTTGAGAGACCCGACCTATAGCCAATCATATTGTAGGGGAAGTACTCCTTTTCTGCTATGTATTCCGATAGTCGGTTCAGGATGACGTGTTCAGCTAGCTTTCCGAGGCAGGATGTTATTGATATCGGCCTCAGATAAGGTAGCCCCAgcggcttgcctggttttgggatGAGGACTGTGTTGGCATGCTTCCACTCTGCAGGTAGGTTGCCGGTTTTCCAGGCTTCGTTGATTTGTTGCGTTAGGAACATGATCGAGTTGTCCTCTAAATTTCGGAGAGCCCGATTTGTGATACCGTCGGGGCCTGCTGCACAGTTACTGTTGAGTTCGTGAATTATGAAACatacttcgctttctgtgaagtctgtATCTAGCTCTGAGTTTGGGGCACCGTCATAGTTCTTCATTTGTGAGGTACTGGGTTGCCCCTGTTTAAGTGGTAAGTACCGTTTGGCATGGTCTTCTACAAGTGATTCGGCAGTGCTGCTTTGCTTCTTGCGATGTAGTACTAATTTGCTTAGCCTGATCCATTGCATAGTATTGGACTTTGTTCCATTTTCGTCGAGGAGGTGTTATGAGCCTCCACCCACTACCTCTGCATATTTGCCCGTTGAGGGAGTTACAAACTTTGTCCCATTGTTGTCAGGAGAGAACCACGCAGTATTCTTCAATGGTTTTGTTGAGTTTGGCAAGTTTCCTTCGTAGTCTTCTGTTGAAACATTGACCCTTCCACCTGGCTAGTACGGAATGTTTGGCTTTGAAAAGATTCGCTAGCCTACTGTCCATTCTCTCTACCTTCACGTCCACGGTAACTGTTTGTTCCGAGGCTACAATGTCTGGTTTGAGCTGTTCGGTCCAGCTCGTTATCGTGTGCTTTGTGTTTGCTCCTGATGAGTTGGATGGCTGTGTCTGTATTGCATGAAATTTGTCCCAATCGATTAGTTTGTACTCTTTGCTTCTTTCCCGGGAGCTCTGCATCAATTCGGAGTATATAGTGGTCACTGCCAAGGTCTATGCCCGAGTTGTGCCAGGCACATTTCCCTAGGCCCCGGACAAAAATGAGGTCCGGTGTGGTGTCCCGACATGTGGAAGTGCTACATCTAGTTGGAGTTTCCGGGTCTATGATCAGCGTGAAGTCGAGATCGGAGGCTGTCCTGTGAAGACGATCTCCATTGATAGAGGAACACGCGTAGCCATGGCCATGCCTGGTGTGGGGTGTTAAAATCTCCACCTACAATCGGCTAACTATCTTTGGCAATGTGCACAATCTTGCCCAGAATGCCTCTGAATCTTTGCCTTGTATCCTTAGGGCTGCTGTACAGATTTGTGAGGAAGATGCTTCGCTTGTTCCCTACGTGGTCGTTCGGTATGTGTCATGGATCTCCTCCGAAGAACCCTCTGACCAAAAGAATGGAGTAGGCAACAGGTGTACCTACACTGacgcacatttaatacaacctaCACGACACAAACActagcacacaaacctaacaaaactaacacaagATACAAAGGCTATCAGTACACACAACCCGGTAACACTGCTACTAGCGTTCTACTGTTAGTGGTTGGCGTTTGTGCTCACATTTGGTttggtgcggatgtggcgtggtatgggtcccgtagccggcgccGAAGTGGCATTCGACGTTCTAGAGCTGGCGTCGCTGGCGGCGTCGTTggctgcgtcgtacacgctcccggtccaaacgcccgtggaggtgttgccgaggatgttggcgttggggcaccacccggatgAGTGGCAACAGCGctggagacacccctggccgcagcaggtggtagcgtcctccgtggactccccggaacagGCTCTGGACTCCCCGGAACAGGCTCAGGAACAGCAGGAAATCTGCGGTGCGAATCCGTAGAATGCGAGCTCACCGGACCAGTAGCctgcgtcgctctcttccggccGAACCGTCCCTGACCCGCCAAGCCTCCGCTGCTTTGTTCTTCCCCCTTTGCCTCACctttcctcgcccttttatagcttTGACATTAGTCACGATTGCTTTATTGGCCTACAGCTCCTTGAGTATTGTAAGTGGACCTCTAACGGTTCTCTCATACAACATCTTGAAGGGCGAGAAATCAAGACTCATTAGCTGCACTTTGCGGTAAGCGAACGAAAGAGCTGGGAGATATCTATCCCAATCCTGAGGTCTTTCCTGGCACATTTTCTTAATCATACTTTTGAGGGTACCATTGAACCGCTTTACAAGCCCATTACACATGGTATGGTAAGGCATTGTCAGTAACTGCCTCACTGACAAAAGGCGATTAACCTTCTTCATCACCTCCGACATGAAGTTCGAGCCCCGGTCACTCAAAATTTCCCTCGGGAACCCATAACGCGAGAGCAAATCCACACGACCCTCCGCCACTTGGATACTGTCAATAAATAGTTTTCAGTGGAATGGCGTCAGGATAACAAGTGGTCATATCAACCAGAGTAAGCACATATCTATTGCCTCTGCCGGATACTGGAGAGATTGGCCCCACAATGTCAACGGCCACTCTTTGAAATGGCAGGTCGATGGCTGGCATCTTGCCCAGAGATATGGGACCAGCTCTACCCATCGGAACTGTGCGCTGGCGCACATCACATGAGCGAACAAAGCGTTTCACATCACTCTGGACACCTGGCCAGAACTCCTCGGTGATTCTAGACACCGTCTTTTGGACACCCTGGTGTCCAGCCATAATGTCGTCATGTCCTAAGCGTAACACTGTCTCTCTCATATCTTTCGGTAACACCAGCTGTTGGACCCGCCTTCCTGAGCTAAATATATGCATTCCCTGTGCAGAAGACCACTTACCAATAGATATTTGAATGACGTACGGCTCCTCTTCCTTTCCACTTTTTCCCTGATTCTTTCGAAGCAGGTTTTCAAGCTCGGGTCTTCTCTTTTCCTAGTTGCAATTTAACCCGGTGTTATGCTCAGAGACATTGTAACAGGAGTAGAGAGCGGACGCTGCGTTGCTCTGGCTGTCGCTTGAGCTCTTGTCTCCACTGCTGATGAGAAACTGACTGCCCCATCACCCGCCTGAGCTGTCGTGGGCCTTTCCTCCTTtgggtgttcttcaacgtcgagcATCCTCCACTTGGGATCGGGGCCCTTGACACTTCTTGCACCCGTAATGTTTCCCAAGATGAGATCGTAGATGGGTTGCTCTACGCATTTTGCCACTACCTGTCCGGTATAATATGGCGTGGACACTAGAATCCCGGCTTCAGGAAGGTGCCTTACTGTGCTATCTACAAGAGTGACGGCCAACGTTTCCCCTGTAAGATCCTCGTTCTTCACCAGGCTTCTCCAAACCAAAACTGTGTTGGCTCCGCTGTCTCTAAGCACCAATACAGGACGGTCCCCTATTTGCCCAACCACCACCGGCATTGCTGCTTTTGGCTTGGGAGCTCCACTCACCACCTCATTTCCCAGCAGCATTTGTTCCCCTTTCAGCTGTGGAACTTCAGGTGGCATGTCAAGTTCTGCCCGAGAGTCGACAACGAATGCAGCTGGGTCTTTCGTTCTATACCGGCACTCATCCACAGTGTGTCCTCTCCTCTTACAACCCTGACACACAGCCTGTGTCTCTTAAGCAACGTTACTGGTCCGACAGTCCACTGCATGGTGTCCCACCTTGCCGCAGAGAAAA from the Dermacentor variabilis isolate Ectoservices chromosome 9, ASM5094787v1, whole genome shotgun sequence genome contains:
- the LOC142592801 gene encoding uncharacterized protein LOC142592801 isoform X1; amino-acid sequence: MGCGCIIGCCMCPVCWKSPAPAPLGDNDLECITCPEQIEEIPATANSTTLCEAHFTENQFYPLTMHNCDAKCTATPSVFCHMAQEQGAKQGIDHASSEKENMPPQDGSQNNAHIKVTSQCFKGLCSREPLTSLATMQVSSATKPGQSLLKPKVCASRLSLGQVPQLPGRSVSKNGFDLVCANPGQSLLKRHQASNLQQDGQPVTCSMHTAMASFHHIQPGQSLLKEHWAVHAPNMKLNRQPATRALGKTEAILPEILPGQSVLRQQQVNCVQSPKQNAQPPASTLGKRGLKIGTGQSLLKRKQEPCDLNPMDSQSIVPGGITRESSTTSIGQGQSLLKSRAETNAETEAAADILNLKRRLSASQRRVSALETENRNLKAGIAGYLGSDQALCLQKGTMRGTAWSTETVVKALKLKLSCRSQGYNVARELGMPLPSERTLQRKLQGFKFAPGLLFEVIDLLKIKMAQLSLKERHAVLMLDEMQISKGLDFDSSTGTLLGKPTIPLTSNIIPESCYATHALVFMLGGISTRWKQTAAYEFTGHSFRADVVKEKVSTIISACENAGVIIHAVVTDMGPCNQALWRLFGITVTKKARKCHAPHPCDSNRRLYFIADAPHVLKNLRGHFTRGHKIHLPEDIVERNKLPTAVVSTDHVEQLLELEEDNEFRLAPKLTKTCLSPGHYEKMKVGPAYSLIHHDTAAALYCHVEKGNLERDAQTTAWFFDKMHTWFTLITSRTRKQAERHLGARGDAFLQEIIGLIEAMKIEGGSHGWKPVQTGTILTTMAAMELQEHLVVKEGFHFVLLSRLGQDALENFFSTIRMKNPIPSPREFKSALRTASLAQFLRWNPRGNYERSDAEELIGFPDKIQQPCSGIIYHPAPQTVENMELDDAFLYVCGYAVRNVKKNCSTCQICADAITGEALDAAENKWLRLKSYLPEKIPLESASKAAQGLLKYCEASFKMHEQSFLDGRIQLQHLTDEILKNTVNAIPTCHDVPRKLVNCFLKMRMHIFCNHRNETIKKDAATVKCSSRSIGMHQAAQAIR
- the LOC142592801 gene encoding uncharacterized protein LOC142592801 isoform X2, translated to MGCGCIIGCCMCPVCWKSPAPAPLGDNDLECITCPEQIEEIPATANSTTLCEAHFTENQFYPLTMHNCDAKCTATPSVFCHMAQEQGAKQGIDHASSEKENMPPQDGSQNNAHIKVTSQCFKGLCSREPLTSLATMQVSSATKPGQSLLKPKVCASRLSLGQVPQLPGRSVSKNGFDLVCANPGQSLLKRHQASNLQQDGQPVTCSMHTAMASFHHIQPGQSLLKEHWAVHAPNMKLNRQPATRALGKTEILPGQSVLRQQQVNCVQSPKQNAQPPASTLGKRGLKIGTGQSLLKRKQEPCDLNPMDSQSIVPGGITRESSTTSIGQGQSLLKSRAETNAETEAAADILNLKRRLSASQRRVSALETENRNLKAGIAGYLGSDQALCLQKGTMRGTAWSTETVVKALKLKLSCRSQGYNVARELGMPLPSERTLQRKLQGFKFAPGLLFEVIDLLKIKMAQLSLKERHAVLMLDEMQISKGLDFDSSTGTLLGKPTIPLTSNIIPESCYATHALVFMLGGISTRWKQTAAYEFTGHSFRADVVKEKVSTIISACENAGVIIHAVVTDMGPCNQALWRLFGITVTKKARKCHAPHPCDSNRRLYFIADAPHVLKNLRGHFTRGHKIHLPEDIVERNKLPTAVVSTDHVEQLLELEEDNEFRLAPKLTKTCLSPGHYEKMKVGPAYSLIHHDTAAALYCHVEKGNLERDAQTTAWFFDKMHTWFTLITSRTRKQAERHLGARGDAFLQEIIGLIEAMKIEGGSHGWKPVQTGTILTTMAAMELQEHLVVKEGFHFVLLSRLGQDALENFFSTIRMKNPIPSPREFKSALRTASLAQFLRWNPRGNYERSDAEELIGFPDKIQQPCSGIIYHPAPQTVENMELDDAFLYVCGYAVRNVKKNCSTCQICADAITGEALDAAENKWLRLKSYLPEKIPLESASKAAQGLLKYCEASFKMHEQSFLDGRIQLQHLTDEILKNTVNAIPTCHDVPRKLVNCFLKMRMHIFCNHRNETIKKDAATVKCSSRSIGMHQAAQAIR